A region of Toxorhynchites rutilus septentrionalis strain SRP chromosome 1, ASM2978413v1, whole genome shotgun sequence DNA encodes the following proteins:
- the LOC129769673 gene encoding putative nuclease HARBI1 codes for MCVDGTHIKIIPPNQNRNLFYNRKGFYSLNVLIVCDDQQRIRFVDPSFHGSNHDAHIWRISPVRTYFEQMHRNGGTQTKILGDAGYPSESWLVTPFRAPEEGSLESDFNQRCLLGARQLHYTPTKCAQIVNVCCALHNICLEYGCSQ; via the exons ATGTGTGTTGATGGAACACATATAAAAATAATCCCCCCTAATCAGAatcgaaatttattttataatcgaAAGGGGTTCTACAGTCTGAACGTTCTCATT GTTTGTGACGATCAGCAGAGGATCCGTTTCGTTGATCCTAGCTTTCACGGATCTAATCACGATGCCCATATATGGCGAATAAGCCCTGTACGAACGTATTTCGAGCAGATGCATCGAAACGGCGGAACACAAACTAAAATACTGG GTGATGCAGGCTACCCATCGGAATCATGGCTGGTAACGCCATTCAGAGCTCCGGAAGAAGGCAGTTTGGAAAGCGATTTCAACCAGAG ATGTTTACTTGGAGCGCGACAACTACATTACACTCCTACAAAATGTGCTCAAATTGTGAATGTGTGCTGTGCACTTCATAATATATGTTTGGAATACGGATGCTCTCAGTAG